A region of Silurus meridionalis isolate SWU-2019-XX chromosome 13, ASM1480568v1, whole genome shotgun sequence DNA encodes the following proteins:
- the LOC124395913 gene encoding extracellular calcium-sensing receptor-like: protein MNGDFVIGGIFTFHHYTRTQQMTYTRLPSPTQCYGIDFREVRFARAMEFTIHEINNRTDLLPGITLGYQIHDSCANVPLAIRVAFQLANGFEPVFNDTSSCSEYATATVPAVIGDSTSTQSISIARMLGLFGIPQVSHYATCACLSDKSQYPTFFRTIPSDQHQAAALARMVKHFGWTWIGAVRSDSDYGNYGMASFLKAAQVEGICVEYSESYYRTQPRSKLEHVANVIRRSTARVIIAFMSSGDIKILLQELSQQPPPPLQWIGGETWITDPDILKYNMCAAAIGFGVPQSVIPGFREFLLDLTPSKALQSPLLTEFWESSFNCYLKGRTGVLEGVQECDGTEDISMLQNPYLDTSQLRITNMVYKATYAIAHAIHGLICNGTQCDKSITFSPWQILNQLKLVNFTTNNGFQVMFDSNGDPPAVYELINWQYTKNGALDFVTVGQYDSSRPRGQEFRMSKNISWVGGQTEVPVSVCSESCPPGTRKAVQKRRPVCCYDCIPCAEGEISNRTDSLDCLRCPPEFWPNTKRDSCLPKPVEFLSWDETLGIILTVFSITGAFMAVCVGAVFYKHRASPIVKANNSELSFLLLFSLTLCFLCSLTFIGQPSEWSCVLRHTAFGITSVLCISCVLGKTIVVLMAFRATLPGSNVMKWFGPPQQRLSVISFTLIQILICVLWLKISPPFPFKNIKHYKEKIILECGLGSAIGFWAVLGYIGFLALLCFILAFLARKLPDQFNEAKFITFSMFIFCAVWITFIPAYVSSPGKFTVAVEIFAILASSFGLIICIFAPKCFIIIFRPDQNTKKHLMGKAQSKDL from the exons ATGAATGGAGACTTTGTGATCGGAgggatttttacatttcatcatTACACAAGAACACAGCAAATGACTTACACCAGGCTTCCATCCCCAACACAGTGCTATGG CATTGACTTCAGAGAAGTGCGTTTTGCCCGTGCCATGGAGTTTACCATCCATGAGATCAACAATAGAACAGATCTCCTCCCGGGTATTACCTTAGGTTATCAGATACATGACTCGTGTGCTAATGTGCCATTGGCAATCAGAGTTGCGTTTCAGCTTGCTAATGGTTTTGAGCCAGTTTTCAATGATACTTCTTCTTGTTCTGAATATGCAACTGCAACTGTACCTGCTGTCATAGGAGATTCTACTTCCACACAGTCAATCAGCATTGCCAGAATGCTTGGTCTTTTCGGAATTCCACAG GTGAGTCACTATGCGACCTGTGCATGTCTGAGTGATAAGAGTCAGTATCCCACCTTCTTTAGGACCATTCCTAGTGACCAACACCAGGCAGCAGCACTGGCACGAATGGTCAAGCACTTTGGCTGGACGTGGATTGGAGCAGTTCGTAGTGACTCAGATTATGGAAACTATGGAATGGCATCATTTTTGAAGGCTGCACAGGTGGAGGGGATCTGCGTGGAATACTCCGAGTCTTACTACAGGACACAGCCACGCAGTAAACTGGAGCATGTAGCAAATGTCATCCGTAGATCCACAGCCCGGGTTATAATAGCGTTTATGTCATCAGGCGACATAAAGATTCTTTTACAAGAGCTTTCACAACAGCCACCACCTCCGCTTCAGTGGATTGGGGGCGAAACATGGATCACTGATCCTGATATTTTAAAGTATAACATGTGTGCTGCTGCAATAGGGTTTGGGGTTCCCCAGTCAGTTATTCCTGGCTTTCGTGAGTTTCTCCTAGACCTGACTCCAAGCAAAGCATTACAATCACCCTTATTAACAGAATTCTGGGAAAGTTCTTTCAACTGTTACCTTAAAGGTAGAACAGGTGTCTTAGAAGGTGTGCAAGAATGTGATGGCACCGAGGACATTTCTATGCTCCAGAACCCGTATTTAGACACGTCCCAGCTGCGCATCACGAACATGGTGTACAAAGCAACATATGCCATAGCACATGCCATCCATGGTCTGATTTGTAATGGCACACAATGCGATAAGAGCATAACATTTTCACCATGGCAG ATACTCAATCAACTGAAACTAGTGAACTTTACTACAAATAACGGGTTTCAGGTCATGTTTGATTCTAATGGAGACCCTCCAGCCGTCTATGAACTCATAAACTGGCAGTATACGAAAAATGGTGCTTTGGATTTTGTGACAGTGGGTCAGTATGACTCATCCAGACCAAGAGGACAGGAGTTCAGAATGAGCAAAAACATCAGCTGGGTTGGAGGACAGACTGAG GTACCAGTGTCTGTGTGCAGTGAAAGCTGTCCTCCAGGAACCAGGAAAGCTGTACAGAAACGAAGGCCTGTCTGCTGTTATGATTGCATACCATGTGCTGAAGGAGAGATCAGTAACAGAACGG ACTCACTGGATTGTTTGCGCTGCCCTCCTGAGTTTTGGCCCAACACCAAGCGAGACAGCTGCCTTCCCAAACCTGTTGAATTCTTGTCCTGGGATGAAACTCTGGGTATCATCCTAACAGTGTTTTCTATCACTGGGGCCttcatggctgtgtgtgtgggagCTGTGTTTTACAAGCACAGGGCCTCTCCTATAGTTAAAGCTAACAATTCTGAATTAAGCTTTCTGTTGCTCTTCTCTTTAACTCTGTGTTTCCTCTGTTCACTTACATTTATTGGTCAGCCTTCTGAGTGGTCCTGTGTATTGCGCCACACAGCGTTTGGGATCACTTCTGTCCTTTGCATCTCCTGTGTTCTGGGAAAAACTATAGTGGTCTTAATGGCCTTCAGAGCTACACTTCCAGGTAGTAATGTCATGAAATGGTTTGGGCCTCCACAACAGAGACTCAGTGtgatttcttttactttaataCAAATCCTCATTTGTGTGCTGTGGTTAAAAATTTCACCtccttttccatttaaaaatataaaacactacaAGGAAAAAATAATCCTAGAATGTGGTTTAGGCTCAGCTATAGGATTTTGGGCTGTACTGGGATATATAGGTTTTCTTgcacttttgtgttttattttggcttttctgGCCCGGAAGCTGCCTGACCAGTTCAATGAAGCGAAATTCATCACTTTCAGCATGTTCATATTCTGTGCAGTGTGGATCACCTTTATTCCAGCTTATGTCAGCTCTCCTGGAAAATTCACTGTAGCTGTGGAGATCTTTGCAATTCTAGCCTCAAGCTTTGGAttgattatttgtattttcGCTCCCAaatgtttcattattatttttcggCCTGATCAAAATACCAAGAAACACCTCATGGGAAAGGCACAGTCAAAGGATCTCTAA